The sequence gaagatttattaaacatttcatttggattatctaaatccccaaagaaagtttcagatattcagctgtctgtggtgccaattttacctccgataatggaacttgtttagccattgcctgggttactacacatgaaggaaaaattcctggaaccttttctgtAACTGTTCtgactctttaacttcacttggtttttccgtgactactggataagctactacttttgctccagccaaatcattccccaggagtaggtcaactctgtctactggcaagctatggacaactcctacagttaccattccagacattaggtcacactctaggtgcacctgatacaaaggtacaggtatatactccccgccaataccattcactaaaactttagcattcagtgcactctgtggtggaaatgttatgcttttccccagcaaaagagtttgggtggctcctgtatccctaagtataactataggtttatctgcctcagttgagggataaggagttacttttcctttcaacaggaattccctataactctcaggtatcttattcacaactcctgcactcacattggtttttgtatttgacTTTACAGCTGCAGTCGTAGCTACaacctgatctgttgtactctcggtcacggcccctttctctgcattggctttgtgtaccccaataagtcccatggatttaccccacaacttccagcattttgcacaaaagtgtcccaccttgtgacaatggtaacatttaggcttgcggacctcagttTTACCCtcaacatcttcctttctggcctgaggaggagatcccaggacgTTCCCATCtgccccttcttgtccccggcttcttgcctttctttcaccctcccaccttctatccttctcgggtttgtaggGCTGACGGACAAAGGATTTGGGCTcataaacaagcttgtaatcatcagcgatttctgctgcctgtctggctgttgaaaccttctggttctcgaaATGGGTTCTTATTAACGGTGGGAGTGAATTTTGAAATTCTTCTAGGTGAGTTGGTTCTCCAAAGTTCTCAGATGTGGCTATGCttagtgcccgtatccaatgattaaaattaatttgcttatccgctcaaattctatataagtctgcccaatcTCTGGTGGTTCCGAAATTTctgttggtaagcttcagggactaactcatacgcagtgagaatagcctttttttgccatttcataatctgcagaagcctcctcggaaagcatggcataaacttcacgagctctgcccatcaacgtgCTTTGCACAAGCAGTGTCCTGCTTTCCTACGGCCACTTCATCTGATtaactattttttcaaaagaaatggaaaatgcctctatgtccctttcctcaaacttagagagggcttgcacaaatttgaaCAGTCttccactgggtcctgagctggagtcagatctttcctcaccagaattgtcCTTGAAGTCAAAGCCACCCtgtgtcttagttccagctttttaacttcgaattcccttccttctctttctctttgaaattctagttcaaattttttcattgtcaattctttttcaagctcaaatttttttcaattctttttcctgctcaagcttTCTCATCACTATTTATTTTTCATTTTGTCAAGTGCAAACTTCCTCATCTgctttgctttcttcttcttccaattgcaaatgttgtgctattccttcaattatgtctgctttcttagttcctggttttaaatctaaccccaattttgctgccaatgctattagtttaaccttggtcaagttcctcaaatcactcagggatacatcctctgtCCCCAGAAAAatcacagcaactgttaaagacattccagtggtgtagGCTTTACTTTATTACACAAGGAACCTGGttgtttttatttttcctttttcaattattattaccccacttacaattgtacattGTTGGCATTGGGTTTATCCcgcaaagagcccccaattatatgttatgaccgaggtgggaggagtgcactgtttattctagtcccacttctccatgagtcacaacatatatttaaaatttcccacttactgatacggtcaatcatatactctatttttcccccagaataaaacaccaaccaagtttctttaataaacaacaaaattattagtttattataaaacaaattttaaccagtaatgaagtaaagcataaacacacagattgaaatattaaagttccttttttaccttagcccctcacacacatacataaaccggttaaccagaaaaatcacttaggctgaatacttgctcattcctgaagaaaaaaagagaaaatatagaaagatgtcctttgttttggtttggcatttcaaatgcttatagacggctgtcactgggatcttcctagaacagttctttccaggcaatgttgaagatcagtttggggaaggttttccaagaaatgcagaggtttcagacaggccttacagcagagatgtggcaacaggggtttcagttcctacACATTTGATACGCagtgtttcttcaaatacaggaagaaagaggagactgacacactggacacacagggtttctttcaaagggaGAGAAAGTGATGAACTGGGTTTCctgggcaggcaaaaaccaactgtcttccaagcagtttacactccaactcgctgtccaaagcgaaaccaaaacaatgtcacaagaatcaaacctccagacccctataaatcttgacctgtcacttctccgtaaacatcttctccaagtcaaaaccaAGCTCCCTGTTGGTATTTTATCTGTGAACAGGTGCCTTCCACTAAGGAATTGTTTACAACCCAAGTCCAAAAACCCTCTGGTGACCTCctttaaaaaaacacacaaagttccagcatctatggaatctttttcagttttctaacacaaattctcaaaattgaacaaaaaaaatggaagcactcgaaacactatcaggaaagactgaacaagatGGGCACTTTGCTCTAGAAAAGGGAAAcaaaggggtgacctgatagaagtctttaaaattatgaatgggtttgataggatagacatagGGATGATGTTTCCAATTGTGGGGGAGATTAAAaccagaggccataaatataagagtcactaataaatccaataaggaattcaggagaaacttctttaaccagagagtggtgagaatgtggaactcgctaccacagggagtggttgcggTGAATAATATCGATACGTTTaacgggaagctggataaacacatgagcgaGTACGaaataggccagggggtgaaaaccTGCGGCTCCAGAGGCACATGCAGCTCATCACGAACTCAACTGGCTCCCGATCTTGATCAATCAAAACCATTTTGATGATAATAAAATGACTTGTTTTGGATTTTTAAACTTTTGTTAgcattgtacttgtgagaaagcatctttcaattaacaacttttttgtaaaaacctttaaaGTTTTGTTGAAATGTgtctgtcttgtttttcattattattggcatatGAGTAACAGCTTTGTGGCTCTTAAGAAATTGCATGTTTGATGAAATTTTTCTTAAATGGCTCCTCTTGTTATTAAGGTTGCCGATCCCTGAAATAGGATTTGCTGAAAGGGTGAGATGACGAAGGATggcaggaggcttgagtggagaatAAATGCTAGCATGGATtggttgggccgagtggcctgtttctgtgctgtaaattctatgtaactcaCCTGTGTCTTTACATGTTGATCCGGGGCAGTCACTAAACTGGCACAACTCAGCCACAACATCACCACAATGGACAGCACCAGGCAGGCTGCCAGGATCCAGCGGGGAAGGCCAGAGCGCCTGAAGGTAGCAAGATTCAAGGCAGGTCACAAAGACTGTACCCACAGCAATTTACCCTCCTAACCAACTCACAGCCAAGAGGGGAGCAATCCGCCATCATCCATACAGGCCACCATGTCTCagcgggtagcactctcacctccgtgTCAGAAGCTTCACTCCCGAAACTTgagcacactcccagtgcagtactgagcactgtcggagggtcagtacggagggatgcgctgcactgtcggagggtcagtatggagggatgcgctgcactgtcggagggtcagtacggagggatgcgctgcactgtcggagggtcagtacggagggatgcgctgcactgtcggagggtcagtacggagggatgcgctgcactgtcggagggtcagtacggagggatgcgctgcactgtcggagggtcagtacggagggatgcgctgcactgtcggagggtcagtacggagggagcgctgcactgtcggagggtcagtacggagggagcgctgcactgtcggagggtcagtacggagggagcgctgcactgtcggagggtcagtacggagggagcgctgcactgtcggagggtcagtacggagggagcgctgcactgtcggagggtcagtacggagggagcgctgcactgtcggagggtcagtacggagggagcgctgcactgtcggagggtcagtacggagggagcgctgcactgtcggagggtcagtacggagggagcgctgcactgtcggagggtcagtacggagggagcgctgcactgtcggagggtcagcacggagggaaggctgcactgtcggagggtcagtacggagggagcgctgcactgtcggagggtcagtacggagggagcgctgcactgtcggagggtcagtacggagggagcgctgcactgtcggagggtcagtacggagggagcgctgcactgtcggagggtcagtacggagggagcgctgcactgtcggagggtcagtacggagggagcgctgcactgtcggagggtcagtactgaaggagtgctgcactgtcagaggggcagactttcaaatgagactttaaactggggcaccatctgccctctcaggtggatgtaaaacatgcTATGGCCAGTGTTTCAGAGAAGAGtaggaggggagttctcccccggTATCCTGGGCCAATATATATCACTCAAACAACAAcacaaaaaaacaaattatctagccatttatctcattgctgtttgtgggcttgTTTATTTAAGATGTTGATGTATAAGTTCTAAGGTGCGAAAGGGCAAATTTTACAAAATATCCCTCCCTATGACAGGCTGCAGTATCCAGGATTGTGCATCAGTAATTTCTACAGGGAATGAAATGGGAATCTTGTGGGGCTCACAATGTCTGTACCCGAATTCTCGACACGTACTCGAGCCGAGTGATGCTCCATGCTGGGAGCTTGAGGCTGTACACTGAGAGTATTTCTCCCGTACACTCCCCAGAGCTTCTGACAATACAACTGCCCAGAATCAGGAGgcggtggggtttggggtgggggggggggggactagtTCGAGACACTGACTCACAGCATTCAGTTCACACCCTctctggggggagggggaagccCCCCGAAGTGGTCCAGAGAAGCCAGATATTCCAAACTAAAAGCAAAGACTGGTTTCACTCCAGATGCTGGGACCAATGCTGCGCCCCTCCATTGTCCAACCAGAATTCAGTCTGGTTTCCCCTTTCCCCCCAAGCGACATTGTGCAATCTGATGACCAACTAACAACCTTGATGCTGGAAAGAGATGTGGGACAACTAAATCAGATGGGTTGGCGGTATGATAACCAGACCAGACGAGTCACTGTTACGATACCCGGACCAGACAGGTCGGTGCTATGATACCAAGACCAGACGGGTTGCTGTTACGATACCCAGACCAGAGGGGTCGGTGTTATGATACGCAGACCAGACGGGTTCTGGAGGGAAAGTGTGTACTCTCGACATTCGGCAGACACGCTACCCAGGCAGGTTTGTCAGTACTGTGGTTACAACATCCTTAAACCTGGGTCAGAGTCCCGACAACATTGGTTCAAGCGGTGAGCTCCCGTACCGTGACATGCAGCCCAGGAAGTCGTGTTGAGACTGCGACCCCTCTCGATGTGTAAACGCCTGTTTGAATACGGGGTCTGGTCTTGCACTCGCTCTCTTCTCCGCACCTTGACGCACAGCTGCAAAGAATGAGGAACATTGGTAGGGTCTACACTCCCAGACAGCGGACTGGTTACAGAGAGAAACGGGGATCTGGGGGGTAGGTTACACATACAATATCATCTACAAGGAGTCAAAGCAATGAAGCAAACCCAGGTCAGGTACGGTTTAGCAAGGACCAGAGGAAAGGTAACTTTCAATCATGTTTAACTCTGCCTTGGGAAAGTGCCCTGCCCAGTCCCTCTACATTACATCTATTTCACACTTTGAACCTTTTTTCTGATCTGCGAGAGTCAACTTTGTGCCAAGTAATTCTGGGTTTGTGCCTCGTTTACCAGCTTCTCtctgtgaccgcagtgactgctctCCCTAACTTCCCgcattccccacccccaccgccaaccCCAACCCCATATagcttgactcagttggtagcactctctcctctaTCAACATTTGTAGGTTCaagccccataatccaggctggcactccctgcagtactgttggagtgctgcactgtcagaggtgctgtcttttggatgagacgttaaactgaggccccgtctaccCTCTGACACTATTCTATGGAGAACAGAAGTcccctgaccaacattcctcccaCAACGAATGCCCCCAAACACAGACCATCTAGCctgtttgtggcatcttgctgtgcgtAAGTTGGCTACTGCCCTTACCTACAAACcatcagtgacaacacttcaaaagcatttcactGGTCGGAATGAGCTTTGGGACGTGCcctgataaggtgccatacaaatggAAGCTCGTTCGATCTGTAACCACATCTGAGCATTTCCGACCCTCCGACAAGCGTCATGCTTGGCTGCTGTTCATGGGACACAGAATGTTCCAGAACCCTGTCCCCGCCGCCTCACCAGCTCACCTGTATGCGGTTTCAGTGTTCCGGGTACCAGCTCCTCGTGGCTGCTGGAGATCCATTCCCGGGGAATCTCCCCCACATCAGATCGCATGGCCTGCAACTCCGGAGGTGGGAACTCAATGTCTGGGTGAGCCTATTGGGGCAGGAAAACAGATATTAAACCCAGataggagtggaggaggaggagggagggagcagggagagggggaaggaggagggaggggagaggggcaagaggcagtggaagaaaggggggggggagggagagaagagggtgggggaggagtAGTGGtgtagacagagatagacagagacagaacaACAAACAGACCAATAatcataaagaaaatagagacagagactgcaagAGACAGCATGTGCGATAAAGTCTGAGTAACAGTGGGAcgcgggtgggggggggaagacagagactgagagtgagagggggacgcaGTGTTTGCATTACCTGGAAGACGACAACCTTGCCATCATCAGCCTGCAGGTAGAAGGTCCAGGTGGAAGAGATGAAGCTCTGGGCTGAGCTGACAATGTCACTACACAGGGTGGATATGTAGTCAAAGATGGAGAGCGAGGGGACTTCAGGGGGTGTTGTCAGGAGCTACAAGAGACACAGGGTGAAACTTCCTCCAGAAAATCCATTGTGAACTTAACAATATAACCCTGTTAGAGCAGCCCCATGGCTTAGTGTATCAATGCACCTCCCAGTACTGAGCTAGACAGACTAACTGCCCCAGGTTGGATTCTAGCCCTATGCTGACCTCAGATGCGGCACAGTGGGAGATGCTTTAGTTGGTCTCAGTATGCCTGGCAACCAGGGTCCCAAATTGGGACAACATCTCATTACCCTTTACTGGAGAACTGCATATCTGTGGATGTTGGGTGAAACAGGAAAGGACTTAGCAGTGATGCCACCTACAGTTGACCAGTCCACCAACACTAGCTGTCCAGCAGCAGATGTGCTCAATGACCATCACATCTGGGTGGTTAGTGGAAGGCAACTGTGGAATCCACAGGAACAGGAAAGGCCATTCAGACctgaaacctgttctgccattcaattagatcaatggTTGATcggtatctcaactccatctacccaccttggttctgtatcccttaattcccttaccaACAAAAATCTAACCAAAacagttctgaaattttcaattgacccccagcctcaacagctttttggggaagagagttccagatttccactcccctttgtgtgaagaagtgtttcctgacatcacccctgaacggcctggctttaattttaaggttctgcccccctgTTCTGGAATCCCTACCCACCCCCGCCCCctcaccaccagaggaaataatttctcgccATTCATCCTCCTTTAATCATCTCAAACACCCCAATTAGCTCCCCCCTCAATCATCAATAAGCCACAGAATGCAAACctggtcctcataatttaactcttttaacCTCTGACATCATCCACTTCCACTTCCAAGGCCAATAATATGCTGCCCTCAGCAAGAGTTTGCAGCTTATTTTATGCAGGTGAACCTACAGTTAGCTATTTAGCTGTGGGACCAATTGTCTGAAGGTGCATGTGACATTAAAGATTCTGTATAATGATCAGCAACGGGAATTCTGGTTATTTCCCCTCATTCTGCAGGAATTTGCTACACCTGCCCCACCAGCACAAAACCAGGACTCGACACAAGGCCCTGCGGAACTTTGCTGCTTCGTCAAggatctcagtttaacgtctcattcaaaagacagtatctccgacattgcagcacttcctcagtactgcactaagcatgtcaacaaaaacaacttgcatttaattaCAACaacatgttgtcatgcaggcccccacctgccaagaatgaggcatattaattttgtcatatgaacattgcttttaaacttgcttggaagaagagaaggcctgttacaagggctgccagatacttagctgaaaaacatttgcatactaacaaacagtgattgtggagacaaaggaccattccctgacatattcaacccacgatggattttgatcaccagacattgaagctgtaaggaagagcattccagagacagctaaggtgatacaatccacaaaagccaggaatggttaaaccagctggtcacatgacttaactggctggtccagggttttttgaactagccacagagttt comes from Heterodontus francisci isolate sHetFra1 chromosome 36, sHetFra1.hap1, whole genome shotgun sequence and encodes:
- the tmem59l gene encoding transmembrane protein 59-like; amino-acid sequence: MAAVAGICAALLLLSAAAGTDPFDSLLGDTARCQSRCRNTFPQAGQPREAPLSACQRGCRLFSICQFVDGFSGLNSTRAECEAACLEAYTQMEEQYGCNTGCREQFLEAEKRQKQLLTTPPEVPSLSIFDYISTLCSDIVSSAQSFISSTWTFYLQADDGKVVVFQAHPDIEFPPPELQAMRSDVGEIPREWISSSHEELVPGTLKPHTAVRQGAEKRASARPDPVFKQAFTHREGSQSQHDFLGCMSRRSGLPRWILAACLVLSIVVMLWLSCASLVTAPDQHVKTQPLSINGDQEGVEKTPSYGLTPFIAMTFREEEDDVGPLPVKVDLSKTLI